Sequence from the Maribacter algicola genome:
TGTCATTTTACTGGCGGGACCCATTTCATGTGCCCAAAAGCCCTATGAAGGAAAGGTGTTGCTGGCGGTTTTTGCACATCCAGATGATGAAAGTACGGTCTCTCCCATATTGGCCAAATATGCAAGGGAAGGAGCCAAGGTACATTTGGTCGTAGTTACGGATGGTAGGTATGGCACCAACGATTTCCATGACCACAAGGCCGGGGATGAATTGGTCGTTACCCGAAGGGAAGAAATGAAATGTGCCGCAGCATTGTTGGGGGTAGAGTTGATACATCTAAATTTTCACGATCAGCTTAGGGCGGGTGAAGGCTATGACGGACATGTTCCCCATGCCAGGGAAATGGTGAAGCAATTGAACGATATTGTTGAAAGGATAAAACCCAATGCCATCATTACTTGGGGCCCTGATGGCGGTTCCACGCACATGGACCACAGGCTTGTTGGCGCCTCTGTCACACAAGTGTACCTAAGCAAGGATTGGCAAAAGCCCATGTCCCTATACTTTTATGGCACACCAGTGGAAAACATCGATGATGCGGAAGGAAAAACCTTAAGGGGTCAAGCGAGTAAATTTTTAAGGACGAAAGTTTCCTATACCGATGAAGATTTGGAAATGGCCGCTAAATCCTACCGATGCCATTACAGCCAAATCGACCCTATGTTAACGGAAGCGGATTTTATTGAACGAAAGTCCAGGAAAGGAAAGTTTGTATACTTAAGAAAGTTTGAAGCACCAAAATCCGATTCCGATTCGGTTTTTGAATAGCATACCAAATACCAAAATGGGATGAAAATTTATAAATCACTTCTTTTTTTCAAATATTTTGGAACTAGACCAACATATTTGATTTTGCCACTTTTATTGGCTATATATTCCAGCGCCATATCCCAAAAAACAATTGATGAAGGATGGGCAACACTTTTTAACGGAAAGGATTTGAAAGGTTGGACCACCAAAATCCATCATTACGAGGTATTTGACAATTACGGGGACACTTTTAGGGCAGAGGATGGCATCATAAAGGTCAGATACGACCAGTATGAAGGTTTGTTCAACGATCGCTTTGGACATCTATATTATGACCAACCGTATTCCTATTTTCATTTATCTTTGGAATATCGATTTGTGGGTGAACTTTTCCCCGGGGCTCCTGACTATACTCTTTTAAATAGTGGAGTGATGTTTCATTCCCAAGACCCCAGAACCATTCTTAAAGAACAAGATTGGCCTATATCTGTAGAAATGCAATTCTTGGCCGGCGTTGAGAAAGGAAAAGAACGGCCTACAGGGAATATGTGCTCCCCCGGAACAGATATCTTTTATAAAGGAATTTTAGACCCCAACCATTGTGTCAATTCGATTTCAAAAACCTATTTTGGCGACCAATGGATAAAAGCGGAGCTTATCGTCTTTGGAGATTCCTTGGTTAAGCATATCATCAATGGCAAAACCGTTTTGGAATACTCAAAACCTCAAATGGGGGGAGGGGTCGTCAATGGTTATGATTCTAATATTTTTAACCCGGGGACTCCCTTGAAGGAAGGTTTTATAGCTTTACAAAGTGAAGGTCAGCCAATCGACTTTAGAAACATAAAAATAAAGAACCTAAAAGGTTGCATGGATCCAAAGGCTGTCAACTATAAGCCGTATTATATTGAGCCGGACCCAAATGGTTGTGAATTCCGTTAATTACCTATTTCCTAGGATACTGTCGTATTTTGAAGTGTTGTCCAAAAGCTCAGCTGCGGCCAGAATAGCATCGTCATGCGACAGGTAGTATTGATATAGCCCATCACGATAAAAATAGCGCTTGATAATTTCGTCCTCTAAATTTTTCTGGATTTCTTTTTGATACTTGTCTAGGGCATTAATCTTGCCCTTTTGAATATTTGCCAACAAGGTCTTGTAACTATCCTTTACTTCCTGACCTAGGAAATCGTTTTCCGGACCGGAAAGGGCTTCGGTAATTGCTTTTTCTGCCTTGGTCTCAAAGGAAAAATCACTTTCCCTTACAAAGGTCTTAAAGCTATTGAAGTCCGAATTCGTAAACTGAAAATCGCCTACATCGGCTACTTTGTTGCTAAAGTAATAATCCGTAGCATAGTCGAAAATGACATTGTTTTGCAGTAATGCCATGGTTAAATCGTTCGTTTTGACTGCGGCGATTTCAATATCGGGCAATACGCCCCCGCCGTCTTGAACCTTTCTTCCGTTCCGGGTCGTGAAATCATTGAATTGGGTATTTCTTATGGCATTGCCATTTTCGTCACGGTTCCAGTAATCCAAGGCTTGGATACAACGTCCGGATGCCGTATAATATCTGGAAATGGTCACTTTTAACTGCGTTCCGTAGGTCAGCTTTAAAGGCCTCTGAACCAACCCCTTTCCAAAACTCCGGGCGCCCATGATTACCGCGCGATCCAAATCCTGCAAGCTACCTGAAACAATTTCGCTGGCAGAAGCACTACTGCCGTTCACCAGTACTACCAGGGGAATTTCAGTATCTACAGGTTGGTTGCTTGTACGGTATTCCCTGTTGAATTTCTTTACTTTGGATTTTGTGGTAACCACTAATTCCCCTTTTGGAACGAACAAGTTGGTTATGTTGATTGCCTCGGACAGCAAACCTCCCGGATTGTCACGTAAGTCCAACACTATTTTTTCGGCTCCTTTTCCTTTGAGGTCGAGCAAGGCACTTTTTGTTTGGTCCGTGGCCTTGGCATTGAATTTTGACAAAACTATATAACCGGTTTTGTCGTCTATCATTTTGTAGAATGGTACGGCATCTACTTCAATTCCACCACGCTCTATGGTGGTGCTGTTTAATTTCCCTTGTCGTTTGTAAATGATATCTACTGTGGACCCTTCAGAACCTTTAAGAAGCTCGCTTGCGTTGTCCTCAAAATCGGCCACCTTGATATCCCCAATTTGAATAATCTGGTCCCCGGCCTTTAAACCGGCCTTATCCGCAGGATAACCTTGATGCGGCTCAACAATCAACAGTCTATCCTTGTAGGTACGTACCAGTGCACCAATACCGGAGTATTCCCCTGCATTGTTTATTCGGTACGATTCTACGTCCTGTTCGTTTAAAAATTTGGTGTAGGGATCTAGGTCCTCCAACATGTTTTTTATGGCCGTGTCCATTAGTTCCGCAGGATTGGTCTCGTCCACATAGTTCATATTGAGCTCCTTGAAAAGCGTAGTGAAAATTTCTATTTGCTTCGCTATTTCAAAAAAATCACTTTTAAAACTACTTCCAACCACTAGAAAAGCAAGGGCCAGAACGGGAAAAATAATTCTTTTACGCATTAGTTTTTTCATGGATCCGGGCATTAAATTTTTCCAAAAGCAGCTTCATTTTAGACGCTACGTCCTCAAAAGCCGGCATATCCTTTCCAAGGTATAAAAATAAAAACGCAAAGTTTCCTTGCGTATTGTTAAAAGCCAGGCCTTTGTTCAATCTATAGGACTCCCGTAACAGCCTTTTTATTTTATTTCGATGAACGGCCCTTTTAAAGTTTTTTTTGGGAACGGTCACTGCGGCCTTTATGCATACCTCTTGTTGTTCGGTTCGGAGATATATCAGCTTTAAAGGGAATATGGTGAGACTTTTTCCTTCGGTAAAAAGCTGGCCAATTGTTTTTTGGCTTTTTAATTTTTCTTTTTTACCGAAGGAAGTGTCCATTTTTTTAACCGAGTGTTATTCTTCGGGTTGCCAAACATTGTTTTCGACGTTTATATCGGCCATTAACTGGGATGGGTCTATCACGACCGCCTGAATGTCCGAAATAGGCCTGTTTATCGTAAAGTCATAGTTGGAATATGCCCAAGGCCAATCTGGCAACACGGTTCTTTCAATTTGCGGATACGGATTTTCCTTTTCACCGCGCATCATTCGCAAGGGAGCGTAGTATGTTTCACGGCTACCGTCGTTATAGACCAATAATATGTCGATAGGCATTGGCATCAAGCCAATTCTTTCCATGGTGATTTTAGTGCCTTCACCTTCTGGTTCTACGGACTTTATACCGTAATCTATCGTGTTGGTGGTCTGTGTCCAATCTGTTAAATACCAATCCAACTCCATTCCAGATATCTTCTCTGCGGTTCTTTTGATGTCATTGGGCACCGGATGCTTGAACTTGAAATCCTCATAATATTTCCGGAGTGTTTCCATTAACTTATCCTGACCCATTACGTACCCCAACTGGGCAAGAAAAACGGCCCCTTTGCTATAGGCCGATATCCCATAAGCGAAATTAAGATCATACCTATCGGCATGCGTGCTCATGGGCTGTTCCTTCCCTGAAAGGGCCAAATTATAATAGCTTTTATAGGAGTTTTCAAAGGGATTTTCCTTGTTTTGCTCCCTGATCTCATTACTACATAATGCCGATATAAAGGAAGTAAACCCTTCATCCATCCATTCATGTTTAGCCTCATTGGTGGCCAACACATGTTGAAACCAGGAATGGGCCAATTCATGGATCATGGTGCCAATGACACTTCCGGGTTTATCGCCACCAGTAATCAACGTAGCCATGGCATATTCCATACCTCCATCCCCACCTTGGATGACAGAATATTGCTCATAGGGGTATTCGCCGACATTCCTGTTAAAGAAGTTCATTGCCTTTTCGGTCATGGGCTGTACCGCTTTCCATGTTTCCATGAACTTCGGGTCGTTTTTATATAAAAAATGAAGTGTTGGGCCATTTTCCATTTGTAATGTGTCATGCACATACTCAGGATCTGCCGCCCACATAAAATCATGGACCATGGGCGCCTTAAAGTGCCATGTTAAAGTCTTTCCCTTTTGTTTCTTGACCGATGTTCCCGGAGCTTCGTAACCGTGACCAATTTCCTGCGGATTTTGCAGATAACCGGTTCCACCAACAATATAGTCCTTATCCAGGGTAAGTTTCACATCGAAATCGCCCCATACACCGTGGAACTCTCTGGCGATATAGGGATCCGCATGCCATCCTTCAAAATCATATTCGGCCATTTTTGGATACCACTGGCTCATGGAAAGGGCTACTCCATCGGCATTATTGCGTCCCGACCTTCTGATCTGAACGGGAACCTGACCTTTAAAGGTCATTTCAAAGGTTGTTTTACCTCCGGAGGGAATCGGCTTTGCCAAGTCCACGACCAGTACGGTACCTTCTTCCTGGAAGCTTACTTTTGCCCCATCTTGGGTCAGGGATTCTACGTGTAAATAGCCTATCTCACTTTCCGAGAGACCTGCAATCCTACTTTTTTTGTCCTCCGTTATCATTCTTCTATCCGGATCTTGGATGTTTTGGAGCCTTATGTCCATTTCGCTACCCGGCTGGAACGCATTGAAATACAAATGGTAATAGACACGGCTCAATGCATCTGGGGAATTGTTCGTATACACGAGTTTTTGGGTTCCCGTATATTCGAAACTTTCTACATCCATGTTTACATCCATGGTATAGTCCACATGTTGCTGCCAATAATTGGTCTGGTTCTGGGCAAACGATATACTCAAAAACCCAATCAATAAAACGGCTAAAAGTAATTTCTTCATTTTATTATTATTCAATATTATAGTTGTAGTTGACCATTACTTACCTTACTAGCCATGATCAGGGCATTATAGGCGTTGACCATTTTACCCGAGGTAGATATTTCACTTAAATTGGCATTTTTGGCATTGTCTCCTCCCAAGATGACTTTGGTCTTTACGGGTAAGCCCGAATTCAATATAATTTTCTTTACTTGTTTCGCACTCAAGTTGGGGTATTGCGACCAGATCAGGGCCGCCACACCCGAAACCGCTGGTGCAGCCATGGAGGTGCCGGGGGAAAACTCATATTCGTTGTTTGGATAGGTAGAATAAATATCCGTTCCGGGAGCGAAGACATCCACATTGATTTTTCCATAATTTGAGTAAGAGGCCAGAAGTTCTGAACCATATTTAGGGTCCAAGGCGCCTACCGTAATCACATTGTCCGCAAACTCCACCCCATTGTTTATTTGATCGTTGGGATAATTTGGATTGGCGGGATTATCAAGATCGGCACCATCGTTTCCTGCGGCATGTACGAACAATACATCGTTATCCGAGGCATATTTAATGGCGTCATAAACCCACTGCGCATTGGGGGAGAAGGATTTTCCAAAGCTTCCATTAATGATTTTGGCACCGTTATCCACTGCATAGCGAATACCGCGAGCTATGTCCTTGTCATATTCGTCCCCATTGGGAACGGCCCTGATGCTCATTATTTCCACATTATTGGCAACACCGTTCGCACCAAGCCCATTGTTTCTTTCAGCTGCAATGATTCCTGCAACATGGGTACCATGGCTTTCATCGTCTACACGATTGTTGGGATTTCCATTTCCATAATCCGTGTCATTGTAATCATAGGGGTCGTCACCCACAACTTCCCTGCCGTTAAAATCCTTGTTGAGATTATAGTTCAGTTGCTCCGTAAAATAGGTGATGCCATCTCCCAATTCTTCGATTACCTCTGGAATGGAGTCCTTAAAGCTGTACATTTGAAGAAGTATGGACTTGTTTCTTTGCATTGCCTCCGTACTTGCCTCCATACCGGATACATCCTCTTTTGTGTAGGCTTCCTTGCCCAAAAATGCCTTCACTTCCGCGTCCGCACTCTTTACTGCCTGTAGAATCTGTTCATACCGTTCCTTATTCTGTAGTGCAGAGGCATATTCCTCGTCCAGTTTTGCCTTTGCCTTTGCTAAGGTGGCTTGGTCACCAATGTTCAATCGCAACATTCGAACATACTCAAGCTGCTCATTATAGGACTCCCCTAAGAAGTTATATCCATGGATATCGTCCACATAACCATTGTTGTCGTCATCCTTGTTGTTGCCAGGTTTTTCATCGGTATTGGTCCATATGACCCCATCCAAATCTTCATGGCCCAAATCGATTCCGGAATCCAGAACTGCTACGATAATTTTTTTTCCTTTCTTGTTCTTTATGATTTCGTCATAAGCTTTGTCTACGCTCATGCCTGGAATTGTGTCCGAAGCAAGGTCCAAATGCCCCCAGTTTTTCTTTTCTGCTTCGGTAAGGTCCGAAACCTTCAAGGGAACGGCATCAATATTTTCGACAGGAGTCAATATCAGACCTCCTGTGCCACCACAACCAACTAGTGTGAAGAAAGAAAATACCAAGAACGATTTAGTGATTGTACGTATCATTTGTTATTAAATTAATTGTGAATTTTAGTTGAAAATTTCATCGAAAGTATAGGTCTGGTCCAACCGAACCCCCTTATCGGTTTTTTTGAGTGTACAGAGCTGATTGTGTGCATCGTGTTCAAAGAAAAGAAAATAGTTTTTTTCCGCAGCCTCATTTAGGAACTTTTCTTTTTCCGAAAGAGTCAACAAAGGCCTTGTAT
This genomic interval carries:
- a CDS encoding PIG-L deacetylase family protein, whose protein sequence is MQKHQLYRNQVLRQGLFTLLVILLAGPISCAQKPYEGKVLLAVFAHPDDESTVSPILAKYAREGAKVHLVVVTDGRYGTNDFHDHKAGDELVVTRREEMKCAAALLGVELIHLNFHDQLRAGEGYDGHVPHAREMVKQLNDIVERIKPNAIITWGPDGGSTHMDHRLVGASVTQVYLSKDWQKPMSLYFYGTPVENIDDAEGKTLRGQASKFLRTKVSYTDEDLEMAAKSYRCHYSQIDPMLTEADFIERKSRKGKFVYLRKFEAPKSDSDSVFE
- a CDS encoding 3-keto-disaccharide hydrolase → MPLLLAIYSSAISQKTIDEGWATLFNGKDLKGWTTKIHHYEVFDNYGDTFRAEDGIIKVRYDQYEGLFNDRFGHLYYDQPYSYFHLSLEYRFVGELFPGAPDYTLLNSGVMFHSQDPRTILKEQDWPISVEMQFLAGVEKGKERPTGNMCSPGTDIFYKGILDPNHCVNSISKTYFGDQWIKAELIVFGDSLVKHIINGKTVLEYSKPQMGGGVVNGYDSNIFNPGTPLKEGFIALQSEGQPIDFRNIKIKNLKGCMDPKAVNYKPYYIEPDPNGCEFR
- a CDS encoding S41 family peptidase, translating into MKKLMRKRIIFPVLALAFLVVGSSFKSDFFEIAKQIEIFTTLFKELNMNYVDETNPAELMDTAIKNMLEDLDPYTKFLNEQDVESYRINNAGEYSGIGALVRTYKDRLLIVEPHQGYPADKAGLKAGDQIIQIGDIKVADFEDNASELLKGSEGSTVDIIYKRQGKLNSTTIERGGIEVDAVPFYKMIDDKTGYIVLSKFNAKATDQTKSALLDLKGKGAEKIVLDLRDNPGGLLSEAINITNLFVPKGELVVTTKSKVKKFNREYRTSNQPVDTEIPLVVLVNGSSASASEIVSGSLQDLDRAVIMGARSFGKGLVQRPLKLTYGTQLKVTISRYYTASGRCIQALDYWNRDENGNAIRNTQFNDFTTRNGRKVQDGGGVLPDIEIAAVKTNDLTMALLQNNVIFDYATDYYFSNKVADVGDFQFTNSDFNSFKTFVRESDFSFETKAEKAITEALSGPENDFLGQEVKDSYKTLLANIQKGKINALDKYQKEIQKNLEDEIIKRYFYRDGLYQYYLSHDDAILAAAELLDNTSKYDSILGNR
- the rnpA gene encoding ribonuclease P protein component, coding for MDTSFGKKEKLKSQKTIGQLFTEGKSLTIFPLKLIYLRTEQQEVCIKAAVTVPKKNFKRAVHRNKIKRLLRESYRLNKGLAFNNTQGNFAFLFLYLGKDMPAFEDVASKMKLLLEKFNARIHEKTNA
- a CDS encoding M1 family metallopeptidase produces the protein MKKLLLAVLLIGFLSISFAQNQTNYWQQHVDYTMDVNMDVESFEYTGTQKLVYTNNSPDALSRVYYHLYFNAFQPGSEMDIRLQNIQDPDRRMITEDKKSRIAGLSESEIGYLHVESLTQDGAKVSFQEEGTVLVVDLAKPIPSGGKTTFEMTFKGQVPVQIRRSGRNNADGVALSMSQWYPKMAEYDFEGWHADPYIAREFHGVWGDFDVKLTLDKDYIVGGTGYLQNPQEIGHGYEAPGTSVKKQKGKTLTWHFKAPMVHDFMWAADPEYVHDTLQMENGPTLHFLYKNDPKFMETWKAVQPMTEKAMNFFNRNVGEYPYEQYSVIQGGDGGMEYAMATLITGGDKPGSVIGTMIHELAHSWFQHVLATNEAKHEWMDEGFTSFISALCSNEIREQNKENPFENSYKSYYNLALSGKEQPMSTHADRYDLNFAYGISAYSKGAVFLAQLGYVMGQDKLMETLRKYYEDFKFKHPVPNDIKRTAEKISGMELDWYLTDWTQTTNTIDYGIKSVEPEGEGTKITMERIGLMPMPIDILLVYNDGSRETYYAPLRMMRGEKENPYPQIERTVLPDWPWAYSNYDFTINRPISDIQAVVIDPSQLMADINVENNVWQPEE
- a CDS encoding S8 family peptidase, giving the protein MIRTITKSFLVFSFFTLVGCGGTGGLILTPVENIDAVPLKVSDLTEAEKKNWGHLDLASDTIPGMSVDKAYDEIIKNKKGKKIIVAVLDSGIDLGHEDLDGVIWTNTDEKPGNNKDDDNNGYVDDIHGYNFLGESYNEQLEYVRMLRLNIGDQATLAKAKAKLDEEYASALQNKERYEQILQAVKSADAEVKAFLGKEAYTKEDVSGMEASTEAMQRNKSILLQMYSFKDSIPEVIEELGDGITYFTEQLNYNLNKDFNGREVVGDDPYDYNDTDYGNGNPNNRVDDESHGTHVAGIIAAERNNGLGANGVANNVEIMSIRAVPNGDEYDKDIARGIRYAVDNGAKIINGSFGKSFSPNAQWVYDAIKYASDNDVLFVHAAGNDGADLDNPANPNYPNDQINNGVEFADNVITVGALDPKYGSELLASYSNYGKINVDVFAPGTDIYSTYPNNEYEFSPGTSMAAPAVSGVAALIWSQYPNLSAKQVKKIILNSGLPVKTKVILGGDNAKNANLSEISTSGKMVNAYNALIMASKVSNGQLQL